From the genome of Biomphalaria glabrata chromosome 1, xgBioGlab47.1, whole genome shotgun sequence, one region includes:
- the LOC106050355 gene encoding kelch-like protein 24 gives MNSSFFSTPGQGFGSGVKASMYPQPFNDNISKKNDRQLKIAKDVLNCFSQGSNREMFCDFIVVVEEREFPCHRFVLSACSTFFEALLRSDMKESRQKRVVVKGMSPDIFKLILDVIYSGSDVLTPKTIIEIWKAAHQLQIVFLMSLCEDFIQENLNEANCY, from the exons ATGAATTCCTCTTTTTTCTCAACTCCAGGACAGGGATTTGGTAGTGGTGTAAAAGCTTCAAT GTATCCACAGCCTTTTAATGACAACATTTCTAAGAAGAATGACAGACAACTGAAAATTGCTAAGGACGTTCTGAATTGCTTCAGTCAGGGCTCAAACAGAGAAATGTTTTGTGACTTCATTGTCGTGGTAGAAGAACGTGAGTTTCCATGTCATAGATTTGTACTGAGTGCGTGCTCTACATTCTTTGAGGCTCTGCTGAGGTCAGACATGAAAGAAAGCAGACAAAAGCGAGTCGTAGTCAAAGGAATGTCCCCAGATATATTTAAACTTATCCTCGATGTGATCTACAGTGGCTCTGATGTTTTGACCCCGAAGACCATAATAGAAATCTGGAAGGCTGCTCATCAACTCCAGATTGTCTTCTTGATGTCCTTATGTGAGGATTTTATTCAGGAGAACTTGAATGAAGCCAACTGCTACTAA